The DNA segment CCGTATCATCAGCAGTGAAACCGGTCTGGGCTTTGCGCCGCGCCGCATCACCCTTTCCACCGCCGGGCTGGTGCCAGAGATCAAACGCCTGGCCGATGAAGACCTGGGTATCCAGTTTGCGGTGTCGCTGCACGCTGCCGATGAACCTACCCGACGCTCGCTGATGAGTGCCGGACGTGACTACAGCCTGCAGGAGCTGGCTGATGCAATCCGCTACTGGTACAAGCGTACCGGCAGCCGGGTAACCCTCGAGTATCTGGTTCTGGCCGGCAAAAACGACACCAGCGCGCATCAGCAGTCACTGATTCGCTATGCCGGTTCACTTCCCGTAAAAATCAATGTAATAGAGTACAATCCGATTGTCGGGATACCGTTCTCTGCCGGAAGCCCGGCCGATCTGGATGCATTCGCCTCCGTACTGGCCGCTGCCGGGCTTACAGTAACGGTACGCCACAGTGGGGGAAAGGATATCGATGCCGCCTGCGGACAGCTTGCGGCCCGCAAACTGCCGCAAACTGCCGATATGGATCAGTCTTCGACCGGTTCCAACCGGTAAAGCCGGCCATTAGCGGCATCGGTCAGCAGGTAGATATACCCCTCAGGGCTGGTACGAACATCCCGTACCCGACCGATTTCGCGATGCAGCAGTACCTCCTGGTCTGTGACCTCGTTGCCGTCCAGCTGTACGCGCCGCAGGTGCTGATCCACCAGTGAACCGATAAACAGGCTCCCCTGCCAGCCAGGGAAGGCCGGGGAATCGTAGTACGCCATTCCCGAAGGTGCAATCGCCGGTGTCCAGTGTACCACCGGCTGCTCCATTCCCTCGGCATGGGTTCCCTGGCCAACCTGACCACCGCTGTAGTGCTCACCATGGCTGATTTCCGGCCAGCCGTAGTTGGCGCCCGCCTGGATGAGATTCAACTCATCACCACCGCGAGGTCCGTGCTCATTCTGCCAGATCTCTCCGGTAACAGGATGCACGATCATCCCCTGGGCGTTGCGATTCCCGTACGTAAACAGCTCGGGAAGGTATCCTTCCTGATCGACAAACGGATTGTCATCCGGAACACCACCGTCAGAATACAGCCGCACGGTACTGCCCCAGTGATTCGAAGGGTCCTGCGCCAGCTCCATCTGTCCGCGCTCACCGATGGTAAGATACACATACCCGTCATGATCAAAGGCAATCCTGGAACCGAAATGTCTGCCTCCGCCCAGT comes from the Spirochaeta africana DSM 8902 genome and includes:
- the rlmN gene encoding 23S rRNA (adenine(2503)-C(2))-methyltransferase RlmN; translated protein: MKDILNISYQELESTLAELQQPRYRTTQIWEWLYKHRVRSFAEMLNLPASLRSRLAELFVFQPISPEHTAISTDGTRKTIFRLFDNHVVEGVLIPAKDGRITACISSQVGCTLRCAFCATARIPFRRNLTIGEIVDQVGYLDATARSEYGHGLSNIVYMGMGEPLANYDAVSASLRIISSETGLGFAPRRITLSTAGLVPEIKRLADEDLGIQFAVSLHAADEPTRRSLMSAGRDYSLQELADAIRYWYKRTGSRVTLEYLVLAGKNDTSAHQQSLIRYAGSLPVKINVIEYNPIVGIPFSAGSPADLDAFASVLAAAGLTVTVRHSGGKDIDAACGQLAARKLPQTADMDQSSTGSNR
- a CDS encoding PQQ-dependent sugar dehydrogenase; translated protein: MSAKTLLKSFIWVVLFISAVPAMADPGVYRSQEHDFRLVQVADGLHHPWAVAFLPDGGYLVTERRGRLYRVDTNGDRVRIGNLPRVAAQGQGGLLDVVLHPEYQENGWIYLSYARPTSGGATTALARARLEDDQLRSFEVLFSAEPALGGGRHFGSRIAFDHDGYVYLTIGERGQMELAQDPSNHWGSTVRLYSDGGVPDDNPFVDQEGYLPELFTYGNRNAQGMIVHPVTGEIWQNEHGPRGGDELNLIQAGANYGWPEISHGEHYSGGQVGQGTHAEGMEQPVVHWTPAIAPSGMAYYDSPAFPGWQGSLFIGSLVDQHLRRVQLDGNEVTDQEVLLHREIGRVRDVRTSPEGYIYLLTDAANGRLYRLEPVED